CCCAACCTTTGACCTTATAGTTTCGGTTATGGCAAACGTAGCTGTAATGGAACGTGAGACCCTCTTAGAGCGTCAGGCTGAGGGTATTGCTATTGCAAAGGCTAAAGGTGCCTACAAGGGGCGTGTAAGAGGCTCAGTCGAATCACCTGAGGAAGTATTGACCAAGTACAAAGGTGTGGTTAAGTTATTGAAGGAAAATATGTCTCTTAGGAAGACATCCAAGCTGACTGATGTATCACTTGGAACGGTGCAGAAGGTGAAGAGCCTGATGGCTGTTTAATCGTGAATTTACCTCATCAACACTGAAAGGGAAGAAGAACTAACCTTCCTTGTTACTCTTATTGAAGGCAACAAAATTGATTGAAGGTAGAATTGCTGGTGCAAATCCCGCATTCAAAGTAAGGGTCGAAATAAAACTCCTTAAAAACGGAAAAGCAATCGCAGGAGCATTTATTGACGGGAATTGCGAGGTTTTAAATTCTTCTGTGATGTTTTCGTCAAGCTTAAACCAAGCTCCGTATTGTACGTCCAATGTGAAGTCGCCCTCATGAAGAACCATGAGTTTGAATATGACACAAAACAAATCCAACTCTACATCGTGGTACAGAACCTCGAAATCAAATTCGAACGACTTATTGTTACCTGAGTTTTCATCACGCACTATTTTGTGTAATGCGAGACTTAATACTTCAGTATGGTGCAACTGAATATTCAAGACACTAGGCGGCTAATGCAAACA
The Flavobacteriales bacterium DNA segment above includes these coding regions:
- a CDS encoding protein-export chaperone SecB, giving the protein MNIQLHHTEVLSLALHKIVRDENSGNNKSFEFDFEVLYHDVELDLFCVIFKLMVLHEGDFTLDVQYGAWFKLDENITEEFKTSQFPSINAPAIAFPFLRSFISTLTLNAGFAPAILPSINFVAFNKSNKEG